One region of Paralichthys olivaceus isolate ysfri-2021 chromosome 12, ASM2471397v2, whole genome shotgun sequence genomic DNA includes:
- the LOC109628180 gene encoding transmembrane protein 179: MALDNLIFAQCILYFLAFVFGFIAVVPLSENTEDFGGRCLLFTRGMWQNENITVSKQRFIVEEWGPESSCSFITFVGIASLILSAVQAWRLLFFLCKGHDDSIFNAFLNLLISSLVVFTVFLSSTIVSVGFNLWCDSITEGGTMPSSCEDLQDTDLELGLNNSAFYDQFAIAQFGLWAAWLTWLGIAVMAFLKVYHNYRQEDLLDSLIHEKDLLLGRSARHSSDLKTGLI, translated from the exons ATGGCCCTCGATAATCTCATCTTCGCCCAGTGCATCCTCTATTTCTTAGCCTTCGTGTTCGGCTTCATCGCCGTGGTGCCTCTGTCGGAGAACACGGAGGACTTCGGCGGGAGGTGCCTGCTGTTCACGCGGGGGATGTGGCAGAACGAGAACATCACGGTGTCGAAGCAGCGCTTCATCGTGGAGGAGTGGGGTCCCgagtcctcctgcagcttcatcaCTTTCGTCGGGATCGCGTCCCTCATCCTGTCCGCGGTGCAGGCGTGGAGGCTGCTCTTCTTCCTGTGCAAAGGACACGACGA CTCCATCTTCAACGCCTTCCTCAACCTGCTGATCAGCTCCCTGGTGGTGTTCACAGTCTTCCTGTCCAGCACCATCGTCAGCGTGGGCTTCAACCTGTGGTGCGACTCCATCACTGAGGGGGGGACCATGCCCAGCAG CTGCGAGGACCTGCAGGACACTGATCTAGAACTTGGCCTGAACAACTCTGCTTTTTATGACCAGTTTGCTATAGCTCAG ttTGGCCTGTGGGCTGCCTGGCTCACCTGGCTGGGCATCGCAGTGATGGCGTTCCTCAAGGTCTACCACAACTACAGACAAGAGGACCTGCTCGACAGCCTGATCCACGAGAAGGACTTGCTGCTCGGTCGCTCTGCGCGCCACAGCTCCGACCTCAAGACCGGCCtcatctag
- the c12h14orf180 gene encoding nutritionally-regulated adipose and cardiac enriched protein homolog isoform X2 — protein sequence MLNRGREGLFELGQQLQQQGEYQAALHCFLSCLLGLTHVQTFTSLPNCLHQIAELFITEKNYGKALQFIQAEKMFYEVALIELTALQGSTGPQEEATLGSAGWTSPEELSEQASQAQHLERLAQLCIMSKQPHLALEYSGKATKIHQRAFGNDHPITARSLELMATVYAEIGKTEYSDSLGQCVSALSKRFAAAESIRDTVNCLPHSHREKHSEVRHRKDSRHQQEDTPKPKVANGKVPTSILKRPSPNYGSDAELNHRRKGERRVRFREPETTVHAYETTPSRPHLALFTCLFLLMSFLGVAMYCTDRRRPQRVCEELEAALAVYLLHMKQLLWGCWIWLTMQ from the exons ATGCTGAACAGGGGGAGGGAGGGCCTGTTCGAGCTGggacagcagctccagcagcaggggGAGTACCAGGCCGCCCTCCACTGCTTCCTCAGCTGCCTGCTGGGACTGACCCATGTGCAGACCTTCACCTCTCTGCCCAACTGCCTTCACCAG ATTGCAGAGCTCTTCATCACTGAAAAGAATT ATGGGAAGGCCCTCCAGTTCATCCAGGCTGAAAAAATGTTCTATGAGGTGGCACTGATCGAGCTCACAGCTCTTCAGGGCAGCACAG GGCCTCAGGAGGAGGCTACGCTGGGCTCTGCAGGATGGACGTCCCCAGAGGAGCTGTCGGAGCAGGCCTCCCAGGCTCAGCACCTCGAGCGGCTGGCTCAGCTCTGCATCATGAGCAAACA ACCTCACCTCGCTCTGGAATACAGCGGTAAG GCTACAAAGATCCACCAGAGGGCCTTTGGTAATGACCACCCAATCACAGCCAGGAGCCTGGAGCTTATGGCCACCGTCTATGCTGAGATTGGCAAGACTGAATATTCAG ACTCCctgggtcagtgtgtgtctgcactgtcCAAACgctttgctgctgcagagtccATCAGAGACACTGTCAACTGTCTTCCTCACTCCCACCGGGAGAAACACTCAGAGGTCCGACACAGAAAGGACAGCCGCCACCAACAGGAGGACACACCGAAACCTAAG GTAGCCAATGGCAAAGTCCCCACCTCCATTCTAAAGAGGCCAAGTCCCAACTATGGGTCAGATGCGGAGCTGAACCACAGGCGGAAAGGCGAGCGGAGGGTTCGATTCCGAGAGCCAGAGACCACGGTACATG CCTATGAGACGACGCCGTCCCGCCCCCACCTCGCCCTCTTCACTTGCCTCTTCCTGCTGATGTCATTCCTGGGTGTGGCCATGTACTGCACAGACCGCCGGCGCCCACAGCGAGTGTGCGAGGAGCTGGAGGCCGCTCTGGCTGTCTACCTGCTGCATATGAAGCAGCTGCTGTGGGGCTGCTGGATATGGCTGACCATGCAGTGA
- the c12h14orf180 gene encoding nutritionally-regulated adipose and cardiac enriched protein homolog isoform X1, with the protein MLNRGREGLFELGQQLQQQGEYQAALHCFLSCLLGLTHVQTFTSLPNCLHQIAELFITEKNYGKALQFIQAEKMFYEVALIELTALQGSTGPQEEATLGSAGWTSPEELSEQASQAQHLERLAQLCIMSKQPHLALEYSGKATKIHQRAFGNDHPITARSLELMATVYAEIGKTEYSDSLGQCVSALSKRFAAAESIRDTVNCLPHSHREKHSEVRHRKDSRHQQEDTPKPKVANGKVPTSILKRPSPNYGSDAELNHRRKGERRVRFREPETTVHDIPRCDWLGAYETTPSRPHLALFTCLFLLMSFLGVAMYCTDRRRPQRVCEELEAALAVYLLHMKQLLWGCWIWLTMQ; encoded by the exons ATGCTGAACAGGGGGAGGGAGGGCCTGTTCGAGCTGggacagcagctccagcagcaggggGAGTACCAGGCCGCCCTCCACTGCTTCCTCAGCTGCCTGCTGGGACTGACCCATGTGCAGACCTTCACCTCTCTGCCCAACTGCCTTCACCAG ATTGCAGAGCTCTTCATCACTGAAAAGAATT ATGGGAAGGCCCTCCAGTTCATCCAGGCTGAAAAAATGTTCTATGAGGTGGCACTGATCGAGCTCACAGCTCTTCAGGGCAGCACAG GGCCTCAGGAGGAGGCTACGCTGGGCTCTGCAGGATGGACGTCCCCAGAGGAGCTGTCGGAGCAGGCCTCCCAGGCTCAGCACCTCGAGCGGCTGGCTCAGCTCTGCATCATGAGCAAACA ACCTCACCTCGCTCTGGAATACAGCGGTAAG GCTACAAAGATCCACCAGAGGGCCTTTGGTAATGACCACCCAATCACAGCCAGGAGCCTGGAGCTTATGGCCACCGTCTATGCTGAGATTGGCAAGACTGAATATTCAG ACTCCctgggtcagtgtgtgtctgcactgtcCAAACgctttgctgctgcagagtccATCAGAGACACTGTCAACTGTCTTCCTCACTCCCACCGGGAGAAACACTCAGAGGTCCGACACAGAAAGGACAGCCGCCACCAACAGGAGGACACACCGAAACCTAAG GTAGCCAATGGCAAAGTCCCCACCTCCATTCTAAAGAGGCCAAGTCCCAACTATGGGTCAGATGCGGAGCTGAACCACAGGCGGAAAGGCGAGCGGAGGGTTCGATTCCGAGAGCCAGAGACCACGGTACATG ACATCCCTCGCTGTGACTGGTTAGGTG CCTATGAGACGACGCCGTCCCGCCCCCACCTCGCCCTCTTCACTTGCCTCTTCCTGCTGATGTCATTCCTGGGTGTGGCCATGTACTGCACAGACCGCCGGCGCCCACAGCGAGTGTGCGAGGAGCTGGAGGCCGCTCTGGCTGTCTACCTGCTGCATATGAAGCAGCTGCTGTGGGGCTGCTGGATATGGCTGACCATGCAGTGA